The DNA window AAACGTTCCATTGTTGACACGACTCCGCGGTGAATAACGACCGGACGATGCTGTTTGCCATCTTCTCCGACATAAGACAAGTCAAAGCGTTCTGGCAAAAGGAAATCTAGTTGGACAGTTGACAAAGTTTCTTGTTTACCAAGAGCTGTCTTCACTTGAACGTCTACTTTCGGTCCGTAAAATGCCGCTTCGCCTTCTACTTCCTCATAGTCAATCTCCATTTCATCCATTGCTTCTTTTAACATCGCTTGTGCACGATTCCACATGGCATCATCATCAAAGTATTTTTCTTTATCTGCTGGGTCGCGATAAGACAAACGGAATGAATAATCTTTGATATCAAAATCTTTGTAAACTTCAACAATCAAGTTGACGACTTGTTTGAACTCTTCTTTGATTTGGTCTGGGCGTACGAAAAGATGCGCATCATTCAACGTCATTCCGCGAACGCGTTGAAGACCCGACAATGCACCTGACATTTCGTAGCGGTGCATCAACCCAAGTTCAGCAATACGAATTGGCAACTGACGATACGAGTGAATACCTTGTTTGAAAATCATCATATGATGCGGGCAATTCATTGGACGCAATACCAATTCCTCATTGTCCATTTTCATCACTGGGAACATATCGTCTTGGTAATGATCCCAATGTCCGCTTGTTTTGTATAACTCCACGCTACCCATTACAGGCGTATACACGTGATCGTAGCCTAAGCGCTCTTCTTTATCGACAATGTAACGCTCGATAATGCGGCGGATTGTTGCGCCTTTTGGCAACCACATCGGCAAGCCTTGACCGACCTTTTGAGAGTTCATGAACAAATTCAATTCTTTCCCGATTTTACGGTGATCACGTTCTTTTGCTTCTTCTAGCATTTCAAGATGCGCTTTTAAATCTTCTTTTTTGAAAAAGGCAGTTCCGTAAATACGCTGAAGCATTTTGTTGTCGCTGTTCCCTCTCCAATATGCTCCGGCCACACTTAATAACTTAAACTCTTTTAATTTACCTGTTGATGGTACATGAACACCTCGGCAAAGATCGAAAAAATCACCTTGCTCATAGATAGATACTTGATCATCTTCAGGAATGGCTTCAAGAAGTTCTAATTTGTACGGATCTTCAATCGCTGCAAATCGTTCTTGTGCTTCTGCACGAGTCACGTCATGACGAATAATTTCAACATTTTCATTGATGATTTGCTTCATTTCTTTTTCAATCAATGGCAAATCCTCTGAAGTAATTGCTGATTCTGTATCGATATCATAATAAAAACCGTTTTCAATAACCGGTCCCACACCGAGCTTCGCATCTGGGTACATCCGCTTGATCGCTTGTGCCAATAAATGTGCTGTGCTGTGGCGCAATACTTCTAGACCTTCATCAGATTCTGGTGTGATGATTGCAATATCCCCATCTTCTTTTAAAGGTGCACGTAAATCGACTAATTTATCGCCCATTTTACCAGCCAATGCTTTTTTCCGTAATCCTGGGCTAATTGATTGAGCAATTTCCTCAGTAGTTACGCCTTGTTCAAACTCTTTTACTGCTCCGTCTGGGAATTTCAGTTGAATCATGTTTGCCATGTCAATCTCTCCTTTTAGTTAACTCTGATCGAAATGTCTAAACCACAGGGTCTGGTAGACATTTCTTTATTCTTGTCTAGCTGCAATGGCCTGCTCCTCGGGTCATAAACTGTCCTTCCTGTGCGGCAAAAGCGCCGCTTCGGAAGTCCACCTTATGCCTGTCAGAGCAAAACGGCCATCTCCGCTTTTCTTTTTTTCCACAGAAAAAAGCCCCATCCCAAAAGGGACGAAGCTTTAGCTCGCGGTTCCACCCTTCTTCTATTTTGAACAGCTGAAACCATTCAAAATGAAGCTCTGCATCGGCTAACGGGCCGGTACCGTCAGCTGCTACTAAAAAACTGTTCACAGCTGCTGCTCAAAGGGGGTAAGCGAAAAAACGATACTTAAGAAGCTCACAGCCTAGGCTTCTCTCTCTGAAAGTCGTAAATTCCGCTCATGTCCTTGTCAAGGCATGTAAAATCTTGGTTCGATTGTTATTACTATAAACCGAATTGTTCCAAAAGGCAATAGTTCTCGCACTTAATTTCTTCGATTGCGTCCATCAAGTTTAACTGGACTCGTTAATGCACGAATTCGTTCCATAATGCGCGCCGCTTTTAAATCTTCTTTTTCTCCGCGCTGCGAATAGGTTAAATGGTACTCCAGCTCGGTATAGCTAAAGTTTGACGACATAAATGTTGGCAGTTTTTCAGACATCCGGTAATGGAGAATTGTTCCAAGTACCTCGTCTCGTGTCCAGCTTGACATTGCTTCAGCTCCAATGTCATCTAGCATCAAGACGTCTGCTTTTTTCACATAATCCACTTTTTCCTGCAATGTTTGATCACCAATCGCCTGTTTCATTTCTCGCATAAATTCTGGAACGAACACCAACACAGATTTCACATTGATCTCAGCCAGTTCATTGGCCACTGCGCTCAATAAGTACGATTTCCCAATACCGAATTGTCCATAAAGATACAATCCTTTCTCAGGTAAATTGTCAGGACCCGTTGCTTGATCGAGGAAATCACCAACCGCTCGAAACGCTTCCATGCGACTGTCATCTAATTCAAAGCCGTCCAGTGTCGCTTGCATCACTTCTTTTGGCATATACATGCTATGGATTAAAGAAGATGCATGGCGTTTGTTGTCGTGAATATCCTTTGAGCGACATTTTGTATACGAAATCCCGATAGTTCCACGTTCTAATACAAGATTCGGCTCAAAACCTTTTAAATGATTAATACAGCCATCCAAGCTAGGGCATTTGTTGCAATCATGGGATTGGTCGATGTATTCGTATAACTTGTGAAGCCCTCTATCAATAGTAGGTGCGTCAATTTCATCTGCATGATTTTCCAAGAATTTTTGAACTCCTGCATGCGCCAATACTTCTTTACGCATTTCACCATAACGCTCAGAAAAAGCAGGGGCATTGACTACACGTTTTAAGGTTTCGCTAATCGGTTCCATTTAACCACCTTTTCCTTTCTTCAGCGCAAGTTTCGCAAGAAGTTTTTGTTTTTCTACTTCTAAGCTTTCGTTTCTTGGCTCTGCTTTAGCAACAGGTACATCGTCTTTTTTATGGAACCATTCCGGCAATCGTTCTTCACGCAGCGGCTTTTGATTGCCTGTGAATGGTTTGGCGATAGTCGTTAGCGAGCCTTCAGACTTCCACTTCATATACTGCGTGTGCTCGACACGGGCAATTTCCATTGCATCTTTTGCGGTTGTAATATTCTTGCGTAGCCAGTGCGAAGCGATTTTCTCCACATATGCTTTGGTTAGCTTCATATCGGTTCGTAGCAACACATAGTGAAGCAATACATTTACAACCGCTGTCTCCATCTTGTGGAAAGTGACTAATTGGTTTGCTAGTTCCACATCTGACGGCAACGGTTCGTGACCATCCGCAATATCTCTCAGTACTTGGATAGGAGCTGCAGTCTCTAAATAAACCAATAACTCATCTTCTTTTGTTTTTGACGTTTCGTCTGTTGCTTCAATAGGTTCTGTTGCTTTATGTACAGGAACCAGTTGCGGCGCTGTAGTGGACACTTTCATTTTGTAATGCTCGGTTGCTGCTTTTTTTAAAAGATCAGTCGTCAATTTGTAATTGTCATCAATCGCCATTAAGACAACTGTTTGCATTTCAAGCGGGTCCCAACTATACAAAAAAGCCAATTTGGCAATATAGGCTTTTATGCTGCCCGTTAATACACGTTTGGGAACTAATTGCTCGGAAAGCCCTTGTTGCAATAAACCAAAGTCAAAATCTGATTCCGTGCTGTATCCCCCATTTTTTCGTTCTTGTAAATCTTTTTTCTTAGCGGGATAGCCTGCTTTGGCATGAACTGGTTGAAAAATATCGGTAAAGGTTCTTGACACTTCTTCGTAATCAGTCGGAATCTCCGTTTCGATGGCAAAACGTTTACGAACTTTTCGGTAAGACGTTTCACCAATTTTACTAAATAAAAACATAGACAATAACGGATCCATAAAAAACGTTTTTGGATCGAGTGGCGGACACAGTTCATAGATGAAAGAACGCTCACTGCTTTGATTTTTATACGTTCTAAGCAATCCAATTGCTTCTAACTGGATTCTAGCGTCAAATATTTTCGAAATAGAATTCCCCAACATATTCATCAATGTATAATGACTCGACTCTTCACTAGTCGCTTCTCCTTCAGCCCATAAAGTTAAATACAATGCAATGGCTTCCGCACCAATCATAGGTTGATAGAGCAATGTTAGAAGTTGCCGATCGTAATTTGAAAACGGATAAGGTAAGCGAATTCGAAATGGATCAGCAGGCTGCAACTCTTTATAATATGCAGTCATAAGTCACCGCCTTAATCGATTTTCTTGTCTTCCGGAGTTTTATTTAGCAAATCCTTGAGTTCATCAATAAAAACAGTGATGTCTTTAAATTGGCGATACACTGAAGCAAAGCGAACATATGCTACTTCGTCGATTGTTGCTAGTCGATTCATGACCAATTCTCCGACTTCTTCAGATTTCACTTCTGGGTTACCCGCACGGCGAAGGTCTTTCTCAATCGTAAAGACGACTTCTTCTAACACTTCTAGAGATACCGGCCGTTTTTCACATGCGCGAATAACGCCACGCAAAACTTTTTCACGGCTGAACTCTTCACGCGAGCCATCTTTTTTGACAACAATCAGTGGCATTTCTTCCACTTTTTCAAATGTCGTAAAGCGATAACCGCAAGACTCACATTCTCTTCGCCTTCTGATGGATTTCATTTCGTCTATTGGCCGCGAATCGACAACACGTGTGCCGTTATGTTGGCAAGCTGGACATTTCATTTTTACATCTCCCTAACTTCTCTATCTCGTGTATCTAGTATAACAAAAAATCATTGAAAAAATAGAAAAAGCAGAGGATTTCATCCCCTGCTTACGTGTTTTTGGTTAAATGGATTATGCTGTTACTGAAACTTTGGATTTCTCAACACTTACTGGTCCCATACCGCGTGGTATTTCTACAAGTTCGCGTGATGTTGAACCTAGTGCGTCTGCGATATATTCCGCTGCAATAGTCGGATCTAAATCGCCGCAAGTGTAAACATCTACACTCGCATAGCCGTGTTCTGGAAAACTGTGAATAGTTAAGTGAGATTCTGAGATAATCACAACTCCGCTAACACCTTGTGGTGCGAATTTATGAAAAGCTACCTCTCTTACTTCAGCTCCAGATTTGAGTGCTGCATCAACAAAAGTTTGTTCGATAAAATCCATATCGTTTAATTTGTCAAAATCACACTGCCAAAGTTCTGCAATTACGTGACGTCCCATCGTTTCCATGGTTCGTTTTCCCCCTTTGATATCATTTTGGTTTTTGCGCAAAATATTCAAAGTTGACTACCACGGGGGAAAGTTAGTCCAAAGAGGTCCTAACCCTTTAAGCAGTCATGTGAATAAAAATCTTACGCTCCTAATTCCGAGTTACATGATGGAAATTCAGAAGTGGTAGCCATTTTTCAACTACGATTCATAGTATAAAACGTATTTATCGCAAATGCAATAATAATATCTTATTGATTCAGAATTTTTACGATCACATAGGCAGAGAAAAACCCTGTTTCTCTTTTAAAAAAACTAGAGAACAGGGCATTCAGGCTTATTTAGAAACAAGAACCATCGCATTGGCAACTTTTTTAGTCAAGTCGATTACACGTGCTGAATAGCCCCACTCGTTATCGTACCATGCCAAAACTTTTACTTTGCGATCGCCAATAACCATCGTCGATAATCCATCAACAATTGCCGAATCTGAATTGCTATTAAAATCAACAGAAACCAATGGTTCCATCGTCAAGCTCAAAATTCCTTCTAAGCTATTTTCAGAAGCTTCCTTGAAAGCTCTATTAACTTCTTCAATTGTCACTGCTGTGTTCAAGTCAACAACTAAATCGACTAAGGATACATTTGGAGTTGGCACTCGTAATGCCATACCATGAAGTTTCCCTTCCATCTCAGGCAACACCAATGATAGCGCTTTCGCAGCACCCGTAGAAGTTGGAATAATGGATTGTGCACAAGCACGCGCGCGCCGAAGATCTTTGTGCGGGTTATCTAAGTTCTGCTGGTCGTTTGTGTAAGAATGGATGGTCGTCATCAAGCCATTTTCAATTCCAAATGTATCATTCAGCACTTTTACAACAGGCGCTAGACAATTGGTCGTACAGCTAGCGTTGGAAATGATATCATGCTTATCAATGTCTAGTTTGTCATCATTAACTCCCATAACGATTGTGATATCTTCTTTTTTTCCAGGCGCTGTCAAAATCACTTTTTTAGCTCCTGCTTCTAAATGCAGCGCTGCTTTTTCACGTGAATTGAATTTCCCAGTTGCTTCGATAACGATATCAATGCCCATTTCTTTCCATGGCAAATTCAGTGGATCGCGCTCACTTACCAATTGAACCCGTTTTCCATTAACAATTAAAGCATCTTCTTCTGAAGATACGTCACCCGTAAAGGTACCGTGATTTGTGTCATACTTAATCAAATGCGCCAGGGTCTCAGCTGGATACGAAGCGTTGATTGCTGTTATTTTAACATCATCCATCAATATCGCCTGTCTGAAAACCATACGGCCAATACGGCCAAATCCGTTAATTGCAATAGAAACTGTCATGTAGGAATCCTCCGTTTGTAATTAAGTTATACTCATATTTTTAATTTCTTATATAGTATAACACAATCACCTATTTAGAGAACCTTTAAAATTACATATCTTTTATTCTTTTTCAAGGCTGGTTTGCCAATTTGCTAAAATTCGATTTAATTGGCTTTCCGTCTCGTTCAATGTACCGTTATTGTAGATAACCGCATCCGCTCCATCTTCTTTTACAGACATTGGCAGTTGTGAACTAATACGTGCTCGCGCCTCTTTTTCAGTAAAGTTGTTGCGTTCCACTAGCCGAGCAAATTGATTTTTTTCGGTAACACTGACCACTAAAATTTTATCGACCAAGTGCTGTAGGCGGCTCTCAAATAATAACGGAATATCCATGATGATGGTCTTGAATCCTTGCGCCAAAAAATCCTGCCGCTGCCGGAGCATTTCCTGACGAATTGCCGGATGAATAATATCGTTCAATATTTTGCGACTTGCCGGATCGTTAAAAATGATTTCGCCTAGTTTTGCACGGTCCATCGTTCCGTCTTCGCGCAGTATCTCATCGCCAAATGCTAAAGCGATTTGTCCTAAGGTGTCAGAACCTGGTTCTACTACTAACCGCGCTACAAGATCCGCATCAATAATCGGATAGCCTAAATTTTTTAACATTTCGGATACGGTACTTTTTCCACTGGCAATGCTACCTGTCAATCCAATGATCATTATTCATCCTCATTTCTGGCAAGTTGGGCAATATACAGATGCCCGACCTCCGATTTTCAGCGTCTTCGTCATCGTGCCACAAACCATACACTGTTTTTTTCCATACATACCAAAACGATCTTGCATGCTGCCTGATTCACCATTGATGTTGCGGTAATCCGAAATCGTACTTCCGCCTGCTTCTATGCTTTCTAGCAAAATAGCAACAATTGACTCAAATAGTTCTACTTTTCGTCTCCGACTAATGCGTCTAGCCGCTCGTTTGGGATGTATTTTCGTTTTAAAAAGGGCTTCTGTTGCATAAATGTTACCGCAGCCCGAAATAATTTGGCCGTCCATAATAAGTTCTTTGATTGCTTTGTTTTGATATTTAGCACTCTCAGCTATCGCCAAAAAATGTTCTCGTGCACCTGGCTCAAAAGGCTCCGGTGCCATCAGCAGTAAAGGAGGGAATTCTGCCTCTTCTTGCAATACCCTCATTTCCCCAAAACGACGAATATCCGAAAACGCTAGTAAGTTGCCATCGCTCAATGTCAAAATGACATGAACGTGTCGCCGGAATTTATCTTCCGGAATAGACTGAAGCTGGTCGACGTAAAACCAAGCTCCTGACATTCCCAAATGATTAACTAATAAAAATTCATGGTCTTTTCGCAATGTAAAGTAAATATATTTGCTGCGTCGCTCGACACGGACAATTTGCGCTCCTGTTAAGCTATCAACAAAACGGTCGGCTTCCATCCGCTTAATGATTGCTTCTTTGCCATTCGCTTTCGATAAGCGAATAATGTCCGATACCGTTACTGCCTCAATTTTTTTACCAATAGAAACAGGGCGGATCTGCCGAACGACACCTTCTACTTCTGGAAGTTCAGGCATATCGTTACCCTCCGATCATTTAGTATCGTACCAAGTTGCACCATTGGCGATGTCTACTTTTAACGGCACAATTAGTTTCACTGCATGTTCCATTACTTCAGGTACTAATTTCATCAGTTTCTCCAATTCTTCAGGTGGCGCTTCAAAGATTAATTCATCGTGTACTTGCAACAGCATACGTGTTTGCATCCCTTCACGCTCGAGTGCTGCATCCATATCAATCATCGCTTTTTTAATAATATCCGCTGCACTCCCTTGAATCGGCGTATTCATCGCTGTACGCTCTGCAAAGCTGCGCAAATTAAAGTTAGAACTCGTAATATCCGGTAAATAGCGTCTCCGGTTCATCAATGTCGTGACAAATCCATCACGCTTTGCGTCTGCCACAATCGTTGTCATATAACTTTTGACGCCAGGAAAACTTGTGAAATAACGTTCAATAAAGTCTGCTGCTTCTTTCCGTGGAATGCTTAAGTTTTGAGACAAACCATAATCACTAATGCCATAAACAATTCCGAAGTTAACGGCTTTAGCAGCTCTTCGCATATCGCCTGTCACTTGTTCTACAGGAACATGAAAAACATCGCTAGCCGTTGTTGTATGAATATCTCGGTCATCTTTAAAAGCTTGCACGAGACGCTCATCTTCCGACATATCTGCCAAGACACGCAATTCAATTTGTGAATAATCCGCTGCGACCATTACCCAGTCCGGCTCTGAAGGAATAAAGGCTTTCCTGATTTTCCGTCCTTCTTCAAGGCGCACCGGGATATTTTGCAAGTTCGGATTAGTTGAACTAAGTCGACCAGTTGTTGTAAGAGCCTGTTGGAACCGGGTGTGGACTTTGCCGTCTTCGTGTACTTCTTTTAGCAATCCTTCTATATAAGTGGATAATAGTTTGCCCAATTGACGATACATGAGAATATGCGAGATGATCTCGTGCTGCCCCTCTAGTTTTTCTAGAACATCTGCTGCTGTTGAGTAACCGGTTTTGGTTTTCTTTAAAGCTGGTAATCCAAGTTTTTCAAACAGGATGACACCTAATTGCTTAGGGGAATTGATATTAAATTCTTGTCCGGCCAGCCCATGTATATCCGATTCAATTTTTTCGAGTTTATGAGACAATTCCTTGCCCATTTCGGACAATTGATCGCGATCGACTTTGACGCCTAGTGACTCCATTTGACCTAAAACTGTCGCCAGTGGCAATTCTAATTTGTCGTATAAATCAAATTGCTCGTTTTCTTCGAGTTTTTCCATAACTAATGGCCGGACTTTCCAGATAGTGCGTGCTTTTCTAGCAATATGCTCGTTTAGAATCGTTTCTTCCGGCACTTTCTTTTTAGCACCTTTGCCGTAGATTTGTTCGTTTGTTGATACGTCTCTATAACCGTACTCTTGGACAATACTCGCCATATCCGTATAAGTTAACGACGGATTCACAATATAAGCACCTAGCATCAAGTCAAAATCGACACCTTTTAATTCAATGCCCATACGTAAAAATGCGGCAGTTGCTGCTTTTGAGTCTGCCATAAATTTCTTTTTCGATGGATCTTTAAACCACCTGTTGAATTCTTCTGATTGCTCAACAACTGTCATTGGAATTACATAGGTTTCTGTCTCCGTCGCTAAAGAAACACCAAGTAAATCACAGCTATGGTAATGTTCATCGTATAACTCTAGGTGAACAGCCATCTCGTCTTTTAATATAGCTGGGTCAATGGCAGTCAGTACCTCGAAGTGCAATTCCTCTTTAACTGTTTCTTCTGCTGTATATTCCATTTTTTCTAGTAAAGATTTAAATGCCAATTCCGTCCATACTTTTACCAATTCGTCTTGATTTGGTCCAGCATAACTCAATTCTTCAATGCTAATTTCAATGGGGGCATGTCGTTCTATGGTCGCCAGTTGCTTGCTGATATAAGCAAGATCTTCATTGGCGACTAGTTTTTCTTTCATCTTGCCTTTTTGCAAGTCAATTGCTTCATAGACACCTTCAACTGAACCGTGTGCTGCTAATAATTTTAGCGCTGTTTTTTCGCCGACACCTGGCACACCCGGAATATTATCCGATGCGTCGCCCATCAGACCTTTCATATCAATAATCTGATTGGGTGTCAGGCCGTATTTTTCTTTAATATGCTCGACTGTGTACTTTTCGATATCCGTGATCCCTTTTCGCGTGATAAAGACGGTCGTCGTTGATGATGCCAATTGCGTCATATCCTTATCTCCAGAAATAATCACAACTTCATCACCCGCTTGTTCTGCTTCAAGACTCAAAGTTCCGATAATATCGTCCGCTTCGTAATTGTTCAATTCATAGCGTTTAATGCCGTAAGCATCAATCACTTTTCTCAGATAAGGAAATTGTTCCGACAACTCAGGCGGCGTCTTTTGTCTCCCGCCTTTATACTCACTAAATGTCTTGTGACGGAAAGTCGTTTTGCCTGCATCAAACGCCACAATCATATGCGTTGGTTTTTCTTCTTCGATTATTTTTTGAAGCATCATCGTAAATCCATAGACAGCATTCGTGTGAATGCCATTTTCATTGGTCAATAGCGGCAAGGCGAAAAACGCACGATATGCCAAGCTATTGCCATCTAATAAAAGTATTTTCTTTGCCACAAAATTACCCCTCTCCATAAAAAAAAGCCATCATTCCCTCTATTTTACCACGCGGGCAAATAGAAGAGAAATAACGGCTCTAGCCTTATTCGAAATTACCGGATAAGATTTCTGCGTAAGGTGAATCAGATGGTAAAACGATGACGGTATCATCACCAATTGTTTTCTTATAAGATTCTAGTGAGCGATAAAGCTCATAGAATTCCGGATCTTTTGAGAACGATTCGTTATAAATTTTAGCAGCTGCGGATTCGCCTTCTGCTTGGATTAATGCGGCTTCTTTACGCGCTGTAGCAATTACTTCTTGTGCCTGTCGGTCAGCTTGCGCTTCCATTTCACGTTTTTTCGCATCTCCCTGAGATAAGTATTCTTGAGCCGTGGATTCACGCTCTGAAATCATCCGCGTATAAACAGACTGCTCATTTTCTT is part of the Planococcus kocurii genome and encodes:
- the thrS gene encoding threonine--tRNA ligase; the protein is MANMIQLKFPDGAVKEFEQGVTTEEIAQSISPGLRKKALAGKMGDKLVDLRAPLKEDGDIAIITPESDEGLEVLRHSTAHLLAQAIKRMYPDAKLGVGPVIENGFYYDIDTESAITSEDLPLIEKEMKQIINENVEIIRHDVTRAEAQERFAAIEDPYKLELLEAIPEDDQVSIYEQGDFFDLCRGVHVPSTGKLKEFKLLSVAGAYWRGNSDNKMLQRIYGTAFFKKEDLKAHLEMLEEAKERDHRKIGKELNLFMNSQKVGQGLPMWLPKGATIRRIIERYIVDKEERLGYDHVYTPVMGSVELYKTSGHWDHYQDDMFPVMKMDNEELVLRPMNCPHHMMIFKQGIHSYRQLPIRIAELGLMHRYEMSGALSGLQRVRGMTLNDAHLFVRPDQIKEEFKQVVNLIVEVYKDFDIKDYSFRLSYRDPADKEKYFDDDAMWNRAQAMLKEAMDEMEIDYEEVEGEAAFYGPKVDVQVKTALGKQETLSTVQLDFLLPERFDLSYVGEDGKQHRPVVIHRGVVSTMERFVAFLIEEYKGAFPTWLAPVQVEMIPVSLDAHSTYTKELQEKLQSHKIRVDIDERDEKLGYKIREAQMQKVPYMLVIGDKELEDGSVNVRKYGEQKSESMPFEDFVKLVQSEIR
- the dnaI gene encoding primosomal protein DnaI; translation: MEPISETLKRVVNAPAFSERYGEMRKEVLAHAGVQKFLENHADEIDAPTIDRGLHKLYEYIDQSHDCNKCPSLDGCINHLKGFEPNLVLERGTIGISYTKCRSKDIHDNKRHASSLIHSMYMPKEVMQATLDGFELDDSRMEAFRAVGDFLDQATGPDNLPEKGLYLYGQFGIGKSYLLSAVANELAEINVKSVLVFVPEFMREMKQAIGDQTLQEKVDYVKKADVLMLDDIGAEAMSSWTRDEVLGTILHYRMSEKLPTFMSSNFSYTELEYHLTYSQRGEKEDLKAARIMERIRALTSPVKLDGRNRRN
- a CDS encoding replication initiation and membrane attachment family protein; its protein translation is MTAYYKELQPADPFRIRLPYPFSNYDRQLLTLLYQPMIGAEAIALYLTLWAEGEATSEESSHYTLMNMLGNSISKIFDARIQLEAIGLLRTYKNQSSERSFIYELCPPLDPKTFFMDPLLSMFLFSKIGETSYRKVRKRFAIETEIPTDYEEVSRTFTDIFQPVHAKAGYPAKKKDLQERKNGGYSTESDFDFGLLQQGLSEQLVPKRVLTGSIKAYIAKLAFLYSWDPLEMQTVVLMAIDDNYKLTTDLLKKAATEHYKMKVSTTAPQLVPVHKATEPIEATDETSKTKEDELLVYLETAAPIQVLRDIADGHEPLPSDVELANQLVTFHKMETAVVNVLLHYVLLRTDMKLTKAYVEKIASHWLRKNITTAKDAMEIARVEHTQYMKWKSEGSLTTIAKPFTGNQKPLREERLPEWFHKKDDVPVAKAEPRNESLEVEKQKLLAKLALKKGKGG
- the nrdR gene encoding transcriptional regulator NrdR; translation: MKCPACQHNGTRVVDSRPIDEMKSIRRRRECESCGYRFTTFEKVEEMPLIVVKKDGSREEFSREKVLRGVIRACEKRPVSLEVLEEVVFTIEKDLRRAGNPEVKSEEVGELVMNRLATIDEVAYVRFASVYRQFKDITVFIDELKDLLNKTPEDKKID
- the speD gene encoding adenosylmethionine decarboxylase — protein: METMGRHVIAELWQCDFDKLNDMDFIEQTFVDAALKSGAEVREVAFHKFAPQGVSGVVIISESHLTIHSFPEHGYASVDVYTCGDLDPTIAAEYIADALGSTSRELVEIPRGMGPVSVEKSKVSVTA
- a CDS encoding glyceraldehyde-3-phosphate dehydrogenase gives rise to the protein MTVSIAINGFGRIGRMVFRQAILMDDVKITAINASYPAETLAHLIKYDTNHGTFTGDVSSEEDALIVNGKRVQLVSERDPLNLPWKEMGIDIVIEATGKFNSREKAALHLEAGAKKVILTAPGKKEDITIVMGVNDDKLDIDKHDIISNASCTTNCLAPVVKVLNDTFGIENGLMTTIHSYTNDQQNLDNPHKDLRRARACAQSIIPTSTGAAKALSLVLPEMEGKLHGMALRVPTPNVSLVDLVVDLNTAVTIEEVNRAFKEASENSLEGILSLTMEPLVSVDFNSNSDSAIVDGLSTMVIGDRKVKVLAWYDNEWGYSARVIDLTKKVANAMVLVSK
- the coaE gene encoding dephospho-CoA kinase (Dephospho-CoA kinase (CoaE) performs the final step in coenzyme A biosynthesis.), whose product is MIIGLTGSIASGKSTVSEMLKNLGYPIIDADLVARLVVEPGSDTLGQIALAFGDEILREDGTMDRAKLGEIIFNDPASRKILNDIIHPAIRQEMLRQRQDFLAQGFKTIIMDIPLLFESRLQHLVDKILVVSVTEKNQFARLVERNNFTEKEARARISSQLPMSVKEDGADAVIYNNGTLNETESQLNRILANWQTSLEKE
- the mutM gene encoding bifunctional DNA-formamidopyrimidine glycosylase/DNA-(apurinic or apyrimidinic site) lyase, whose translation is MPELPEVEGVVRQIRPVSIGKKIEAVTVSDIIRLSKANGKEAIIKRMEADRFVDSLTGAQIVRVERRSKYIYFTLRKDHEFLLVNHLGMSGAWFYVDQLQSIPEDKFRRHVHVILTLSDGNLLAFSDIRRFGEMRVLQEEAEFPPLLLMAPEPFEPGAREHFLAIAESAKYQNKAIKELIMDGQIISGCGNIYATEALFKTKIHPKRAARRISRRRKVELFESIVAILLESIEAGGSTISDYRNINGESGSMQDRFGMYGKKQCMVCGTMTKTLKIGGRASVYCPTCQK
- the polA gene encoding DNA polymerase I, which encodes MERGNFVAKKILLLDGNSLAYRAFFALPLLTNENGIHTNAVYGFTMMLQKIIEEEKPTHMIVAFDAGKTTFRHKTFSEYKGGRQKTPPELSEQFPYLRKVIDAYGIKRYELNNYEADDIIGTLSLEAEQAGDEVVIISGDKDMTQLASSTTTVFITRKGITDIEKYTVEHIKEKYGLTPNQIIDMKGLMGDASDNIPGVPGVGEKTALKLLAAHGSVEGVYEAIDLQKGKMKEKLVANEDLAYISKQLATIERHAPIEISIEELSYAGPNQDELVKVWTELAFKSLLEKMEYTAEETVKEELHFEVLTAIDPAILKDEMAVHLELYDEHYHSCDLLGVSLATETETYVIPMTVVEQSEEFNRWFKDPSKKKFMADSKAATAAFLRMGIELKGVDFDLMLGAYIVNPSLTYTDMASIVQEYGYRDVSTNEQIYGKGAKKKVPEETILNEHIARKARTIWKVRPLVMEKLEENEQFDLYDKLELPLATVLGQMESLGVKVDRDQLSEMGKELSHKLEKIESDIHGLAGQEFNINSPKQLGVILFEKLGLPALKKTKTGYSTAADVLEKLEGQHEIISHILMYRQLGKLLSTYIEGLLKEVHEDGKVHTRFQQALTTTGRLSSTNPNLQNIPVRLEEGRKIRKAFIPSEPDWVMVAADYSQIELRVLADMSEDERLVQAFKDDRDIHTTTASDVFHVPVEQVTGDMRRAAKAVNFGIVYGISDYGLSQNLSIPRKEAADFIERYFTSFPGVKSYMTTIVADAKRDGFVTTLMNRRRYLPDITSSNFNLRSFAERTAMNTPIQGSAADIIKKAMIDMDAALEREGMQTRMLLQVHDELIFEAPPEELEKLMKLVPEVMEHAVKLIVPLKVDIANGATWYDTK